Proteins encoded within one genomic window of Prosthecobacter fusiformis:
- a CDS encoding ABC transporter permease, whose product MSLFSFVLSSARHYWRGHLGLLLGAFLASAILSGSLLVGDSVRASLRRVADLRLGQIQSGVLGGDRWFTQDLAAKSQSTPAIIAIGSAASSNGQVRVNGAQVLGIDPGFWKVSTSGKSIDLKQGQLALNEPLARKLSAKLGDTVLIRLERPSAISRDAPLSGSTNEDVSLRRTVGAIVSAEDFGAFQLVASQVIPDSVFVPLADLQTQIEMDGKVNVILASSPTFASDTAALEKAKTLGDFALKMKRVDAPREEWELSTDRVFMDRSLATKLLTRDSSYGVLTYLVNGFKSAKGATPYSMVTATDKLDVRPNEIIITQWLAEDHGLIIGDKLDIIYYVVGIGRELKEQTATFTVSGILPMDDPNVTRAWTPDFPGVSDVDNCRDWDPGIPMDTKKIRDKDEKYWDDYKGTPKGFISLEDGKKLWANRFGNLTSIRFPNSGQDEAALQAEVVSRLALADIGLTPTDFKGQATAAAKGSVDFGGLFIGLSMFLIAAALIFAALLFLFTLERRSAQVGLLLAMGWTSKMVRRSLLGEAGVLAIIGAVLGVFGGELYTKLALKGLSGAWSGASQGLPLIYSGSAATKAGAGVGAVIVVLLTLWWASRRLFKQQARDLLGSWSADDAAAGQASKQPLWRKLMPFLWLGGAAALMAAGTQATAPEAVAGMFFGSGFLLLMGGLSLARRWMLRSSGLAHSLWQIGVRNVTRRPSRSLAVMGMMAGGIFLVTAVNAFRMSAGDVSNPASGTGGFALIGESSLPIYEDLNTPAGRDAFGLDEELLKGVTIVPFRVRQGDDASCLNLNRAQKPVLVGVDPAKLEGRFSFAGQGAWTGLNEPLQAVADQATAMWGLGLGIGGSLDYLDSSGNPIQVKLHAMLAGSVLQGKMIISEQAFLTTYPDVAGYRSFLIDAPADKRDEVSAHLTRQLEPRGLALQPAKDRLETFMSVQNTYIGIFTVLGGLGVLLGTAGLGILVARHVLERRGELGLMQAVGFQPASLRRLVLGEHVVLLIVGVLLGVLSALLAVWPSLQQGGTSLPLPFLTALITTIILFGILICWIAVSSAVKGKLIESIRRE is encoded by the coding sequence ATGTCCCTGTTCTCCTTCGTCCTCTCCTCGGCCCGGCACTATTGGCGCGGACACCTCGGCCTTCTTCTCGGCGCATTCCTCGCCTCCGCCATCCTCAGCGGCTCCCTCCTGGTGGGCGATTCCGTGCGCGCCAGCCTCCGCCGCGTAGCGGATCTGCGCCTGGGCCAGATCCAGTCTGGCGTCCTCGGTGGTGACCGCTGGTTTACCCAAGACCTCGCTGCCAAATCCCAATCCACACCCGCCATCATCGCCATCGGTTCCGCCGCCTCCTCCAATGGCCAGGTCCGTGTCAATGGAGCCCAGGTTCTCGGTATCGATCCCGGCTTCTGGAAAGTCAGCACCAGCGGCAAATCGATTGACCTTAAGCAAGGCCAGCTCGCCCTCAATGAACCCCTCGCCCGCAAGCTCTCTGCCAAACTGGGTGATACCGTCCTCATCCGCCTGGAGCGCCCCAGCGCCATCTCTCGGGATGCCCCCCTTTCCGGCAGCACCAATGAAGACGTCTCCCTCCGTCGCACCGTCGGTGCCATCGTCAGCGCGGAGGACTTCGGGGCCTTCCAGCTCGTCGCCTCCCAGGTCATTCCAGATTCCGTCTTCGTTCCCCTCGCCGATCTCCAGACCCAGATCGAAATGGATGGCAAAGTCAATGTCATCCTCGCCTCTTCCCCCACCTTCGCCAGCGACACCGCCGCTTTGGAAAAAGCCAAAACGCTGGGTGATTTCGCCCTCAAAATGAAACGCGTGGACGCCCCCCGCGAAGAATGGGAGCTCAGCACCGACCGCGTCTTCATGGACCGCTCCCTCGCCACCAAGCTGCTCACTCGCGATTCCAGCTACGGCGTCCTCACCTACCTCGTCAATGGTTTCAAATCCGCCAAAGGTGCCACCCCTTACTCCATGGTCACTGCCACGGACAAACTTGATGTTAGGCCCAACGAGATCATCATCACCCAGTGGCTCGCCGAGGACCACGGCCTCATCATCGGCGACAAGCTGGACATCATTTACTACGTCGTCGGCATTGGTCGTGAGCTCAAGGAGCAGACCGCCACCTTCACCGTCAGCGGTATCCTGCCCATGGACGATCCCAACGTCACCCGCGCCTGGACACCCGATTTCCCCGGCGTCTCCGATGTGGATAACTGCCGCGACTGGGATCCCGGCATTCCCATGGATACCAAGAAGATCCGTGACAAGGACGAGAAGTATTGGGACGACTACAAAGGCACTCCCAAAGGCTTCATTAGCCTGGAAGATGGCAAAAAACTCTGGGCAAACCGCTTCGGAAATTTGACCTCCATTCGTTTTCCCAATTCCGGCCAGGATGAAGCCGCCCTCCAGGCAGAAGTCGTCTCCAGACTTGCCCTTGCCGATATCGGCCTCACCCCCACGGACTTCAAAGGTCAGGCCACCGCCGCTGCCAAAGGCAGCGTGGACTTCGGCGGTCTCTTCATCGGCCTCAGCATGTTCCTCATCGCCGCCGCCCTCATCTTCGCCGCCCTGCTTTTCCTCTTCACCTTGGAGCGCCGCTCCGCCCAGGTCGGCCTGCTTCTCGCCATGGGCTGGACCTCCAAAATGGTACGACGCTCCCTGTTAGGCGAAGCCGGTGTCCTCGCCATTATCGGGGCCGTCCTCGGCGTCTTCGGCGGCGAGCTTTATACCAAGCTCGCTCTCAAAGGCCTCAGCGGAGCCTGGTCCGGTGCCTCCCAGGGTCTCCCCCTCATTTATTCCGGCAGCGCCGCCACCAAGGCCGGTGCCGGCGTCGGAGCCGTCATCGTCGTCCTGCTCACCCTCTGGTGGGCCAGCCGACGTCTTTTCAAGCAGCAGGCCCGCGATCTTCTCGGCTCATGGAGCGCCGATGATGCTGCCGCAGGCCAGGCCTCCAAACAGCCCCTCTGGAGAAAGCTCATGCCCTTCCTCTGGCTCGGCGGAGCCGCCGCCCTCATGGCCGCAGGCACCCAGGCCACCGCGCCGGAAGCTGTCGCTGGCATGTTCTTCGGCAGTGGTTTCCTCCTCCTCATGGGCGGCCTCTCCCTCGCCCGCCGTTGGATGCTCCGTTCCTCCGGCCTCGCCCACAGCCTCTGGCAGATCGGCGTCCGCAACGTCACCCGCCGCCCATCCCGCAGCCTCGCTGTCATGGGCATGATGGCTGGCGGCATCTTCCTCGTCACCGCTGTCAATGCCTTCCGCATGAGCGCTGGCGATGTCTCCAATCCCGCCTCCGGCACGGGCGGCTTCGCCCTCATTGGCGAGTCCTCCCTGCCCATCTATGAAGACCTCAACACCCCCGCTGGCCGTGATGCCTTCGGTCTCGATGAAGAGCTTCTCAAAGGCGTCACCATCGTCCCCTTCCGCGTTCGCCAGGGGGATGACGCCAGTTGCCTCAACCTCAACCGCGCCCAAAAACCCGTCCTTGTCGGTGTCGATCCCGCTAAGCTCGAAGGCCGCTTCAGCTTCGCTGGCCAAGGCGCCTGGACCGGCCTCAACGAACCCCTCCAGGCAGTAGCCGATCAAGCCACCGCCATGTGGGGCCTCGGCCTTGGCATTGGCGGCTCCCTCGATTACCTCGACTCCTCCGGCAACCCCATTCAGGTCAAGCTCCACGCCATGCTCGCCGGATCCGTGCTCCAGGGAAAAATGATCATCAGTGAGCAAGCCTTCCTCACCACCTACCCCGACGTCGCCGGTTACCGCTCCTTCCTCATTGATGCCCCCGCTGATAAGAGGGACGAAGTCAGCGCCCACCTCACCCGCCAGTTAGAGCCTCGCGGTCTCGCCCTCCAGCCCGCCAAGGACCGGCTCGAAACCTTCATGTCCGTGCAGAACACCTACATCGGCATCTTCACCGTCCTCGGCGGCCTCGGTGTCCTGTTAGGCACCGCCGGCCTCGGCATCCTCGTCGCCCGCCACGTCCTCGAGCGTCGCGGCGAGCTCGGCCTCATGCAAGCCGTCGGCTTCCAGCCCGCCTCCCTCCGCCGCCTCGTTCTGGGTGAGCACGTTGTACTCCTCATCGTCGGTGTCCTGTTAGGCGTCCTCAGCGCCCTCCTCGCCGTCTGGCCCAGCCTCCAGCAAGGCGGCACCTCACTGCCACTCCCCTTCCTCACCGCCCTCATCACCACCATCATCCTCTTCGGCATCCTCATCTGCTGGATCGCTGTTTCCAGCGCGGTGAAAGGCAAGCTCATCGAGTCCATCCGGAGAGAATAA